AAATTACAAATATAGCGCAAGGATATGGCTCAGCAACTGGACAGAACCGATAAAGAGATATTAAGAATACTGGTCAACAATGGTCGCCTCTCTATGGTAGAGCTGGCTAAACAAGTTCACCTGACAACTTCCCCCTGTTCTGACCGGGTTAAACGGCTGGAGAAAGAAGGGTATATCAAAGGCTACCATGCTGAGGTATCTACCGAGAAACTGGGTCTGGATGTTCAGGTGTTTATTCATGTCCGTCTTGATCAATCCAGTTTCTCTATTTTCGAGAAATTCTCTAAAGCCATTAACTTGTTACCGGAAGTAGAAGAGTGTTTTTCCCTTTCCGGTGATTTTGATGCCATGATTAAAATCCGCGTCAAGGATATGAAGGCTTATCAGGGCTTTATGTCGCAAAAACTGGGCACCCTTCCCGGTGTTATTCAGACTCGCAGTGAAGTGGTTATTGCTGAGCATAAAAAGTGTTTTGGTGTTAACCCGGATCTGATCACTGATTATTAAATCAGATGGCGCTGCGTTCTGCGTTTATAAACTAGTCCGTTGATCTTATTCGCGGGCTTTTTGATTTCAGCAACTACTATCAAGTTATCTGTTAAGGATAAGGTTAGTCTGAGTTGGTTCGCTAAGAGGTGAAAGGAACTTATGAATTATCAGCAGCGCTACCATCAGGTACTAAATTATATTGATAGCCATCTTGAAGAATCACTTAGTGTTGAAAAACTGAGTGAGGTTGCCTGCCTCTCTAAGTATCACTTTCATCGTCAGTTTACTGCTTTATTCGGCATGACGGTCAACGCCTATATCAGACAGGCGAGAACCAAGCGGGCGTCCTATCAGCTTGCTTTTAACAAAGAGATGAAGATCATCGATATTGCGCTGGATAACGGCTATGACAGTGCCGAAGCCTTTTCCAGAGCCTTCAGTCGCTCAATAGGTCAGACGCCTTCTCAGTTCCGTAAGCAACCTCAGTGGACACCATGGTATGAAAAATACCAGACCTTTAAACAGATGAGAGTGGAACAGATGAAATCAGAACAGAGAAAGCCTCAGGTGGATGTGATTGAGTTTGCCGGAGTAAACGTTGCCTCCCTGACACACATTGGCTCGTTAGAGCTAATCGGTCACACCATTAACCAGTTTATTGAATGGCGTAAAGCGAACAAGCTTCCGCCATCGGTCAGCCGGACTTTTAATATTGTTTATGATGATCCGGCTGCTGTTGCACCTGAGGAGTATC
This is a stretch of genomic DNA from Vibrio sp. SCSIO 43137. It encodes these proteins:
- a CDS encoding AraC family transcriptional regulator: MNYQQRYHQVLNYIDSHLEESLSVEKLSEVACLSKYHFHRQFTALFGMTVNAYIRQARTKRASYQLAFNKEMKIIDIALDNGYDSAEAFSRAFSRSIGQTPSQFRKQPQWTPWYEKYQTFKQMRVEQMKSEQRKPQVDVIEFAGVNVASLTHIGSLELIGHTINQFIEWRKANKLPPSVSRTFNIVYDDPAAVAPEEYRCDLCASVTKQVEENNFGVVNDAIPAGRCAVVRHIGSDDTLSETVSYLYSEWLAESGYELRDYPLFFERVTLFPQVQEADQITDIYLPLQ
- a CDS encoding Lrp/AsnC family transcriptional regulator is translated as MAQQLDRTDKEILRILVNNGRLSMVELAKQVHLTTSPCSDRVKRLEKEGYIKGYHAEVSTEKLGLDVQVFIHVRLDQSSFSIFEKFSKAINLLPEVEECFSLSGDFDAMIKIRVKDMKAYQGFMSQKLGTLPGVIQTRSEVVIAEHKKCFGVNPDLITDY